In Plasmodium gaboni strain SY75 chromosome 14, whole genome shotgun sequence, one genomic interval encodes:
- a CDS encoding hypothetical protein (conserved Plasmodium protein, unknown function): MNEQNIYREYTETKYEDTEKIKNTPLCYKCKKNNAVVYTREKSCKHCFLQLVEYNFKNTLREKCLFKSKTKFNQLNKRDIIQNDLKKKEKLNTQIEKSFLNEQRDNKNKKPDVINNNLDIVYSHVDNPRKNSADSQKIMGNNIEKNSVGKKIFNNINMCNEKKKRTCVAFSGGIYSSFLLYAFLKYLKNVKNRQSDLYISNEHAIFNEIIFVDMYDDINYIYKLMNIITNIFNMLDVEQNKSNINMNKIDIKNENENTIIMPNEKICFVNGIYKKQINKIHFVVIKNNYFINDLYKNSFILNYHNIKTKQNNYYMQYINELIIYNNIFTYCNNENIHYVLIGNNANNIANKTFLYTIYGYGISIPTLTSYIDKRHDNILFIRPLKDLLSKEIYIYSYYKNIEYINNNISNNNILYKTVNDMLLNLDNNNYNVTSIINNTTNNLINMMHIFNTCQYNINNTNNKKKEYNEVTQLLSSNEYSNHNFINSNKSCNITQNICLICYGNKENMEQKKLIIKLNKIQLDNIKNMKCKDFICSTCLCIFSSNNNFVKLYDCFF, translated from the coding sequence ATGaatgaacaaaatatatatcgAGAATATACAGAAACAAAATATGAAGATAcggaaaaaataaaaaatactCCTCTATGttataaatgtaaaaaaaacaatGCCGTAGTTTATACAAGAGAAAAATCATGTAAACACTGTTTTTTACAGTTAGTTGAATATAActttaaaaatacattaaGGGAGAAATGTTTATTTAAAAGtaaaacaaaatttaatcaattaaataaacgagatataatacaaaatgatttaaaaaagaaagagAAATTGAATACACAAATTGAAAAAAGTTTTTTAAATGAACAACGggataataaaaataagaaacCTGATGTTATAAATAACAACCTTGATATTGTATATAGCCACGTAGATAATCCAAGAAAGAATAGTGCAGACTCCCAAAAAATTATGGGcaataatatagaaaaaaattctgtaggtaaaaaaatattcaataatattaatatgtgcaacgaaaagaaaaaaagaactTGCGTTGCTTTTTCTGGAGGtatatattcatcattCCTTTTGTATgcatttttaaaatatttaaaaaatgtcAAGAACAGACAAAgtgatttatatataagcAATGAACATGCTATTTTtaatgaaataatttttgtaGACATGTACgatgatataaattatatatataaattaatgaatattattacgaatatatttaatatgttagatgtagaacaaaataaatcaaacataaatatgaataaaattgatataaagaatgaaaatgaaaacacaataataatgcctaatgaaaaaatatgttttgttaatggtatatataaaaaacaaataaacaaaatacattttgtagtaataaaaaataattattttataaatgatttatataaaaattcttttatattaaattatcataatataaaaacaaaacaaaataattattatatgcaatatataaatgaattaattatatacaataatatatttacatattgtaataatgaaaatattcattatgTTCTTATTGGTAATAATGCAAACAATATAGCAAATAAAACGTTTTTATATACTATCTATGGGTATGGTATTAGCATACCTACACTTACATCTTATATAGATAAGAGAcatgataatatattatttattaggcctttaaaagatttattaagtaaagaaatatatatatattcttattacaaaaatatagaatatataaataataatatttcgaataataacatattatataaaacagTAAATGATATGTTATTAAATCTGGATAACAATAACTATAACGTTACTTctataattaataatactACAAATAATTTGATTAATATGAtgcatatatttaatacatgccagtataatataaataatactaataataaaaagaaagaatATAATGAAGTTACACAATTGTTATCATCAAATGAATATTCAAAccataattttataaattcaAATAAGTCTTGTAATATAACACAAAATATATGCTTAATTTGTTATGGAAATAAGGAAAATATggaacaaaaaaaattaattataaaattgaataaaatacaattagataatattaaaaacatGAAATGTAAAGACTTTATATGTTCTACTTgtttatgtattttttcATCAAATAACAATTTTGTAAAACTATATGactgttttttttaa
- a CDS encoding hypothetical protein (conserved Plasmodium protein, unknown function), protein MKNQNTDKLTNLKDLVPFYKKDNEKLNENTEDIVYSVKKKFNCIKEIGESTFNKYEHTRKNLELLNRELKLNKISLGHQKNEYEEIKIKNEEILNKFENLKHSKYTYQIMLQRVKKEKKLLYFYLSSLERTVASLKNNEKQLHNSIQKITSDNKNLKKSIEEKKMDIIKAKNKNEEILKYMNVNKEHSNILRIRREMINEYKTNKLNDSNIALMIEEKKKYKKLLIYYLLYNNYLKLSASNIFENASSIYATISKLREATGVTDIYDINQKFMDIENKKNLLQKEEELSQKRLEDAIQEYQALNNEIINTFSEDKNILKKKIQNEKEKISDDIYESYKLVFASERELEDINIKLDKIKKFLEKQNSYFHSINMEEKMEFHSNEDMLQYIKNLKGVVETLMKITQKNRENGNISRSYKSLEFHEIMNLYRNVDFHKNMCRVDDTQELENTIKMESKTMNKGKLP, encoded by the exons atgAAAAATCAAAATACAGATAAGTTAACAAACTTAAAAGATTTAGTACCTTTCTataaa AAAGACAATGAAAAGTTAAATGAAAACACTGAAGATATCGTTTATTCagtaaagaaaaaatttaattgTATTAAAGAAATAGGAGAATCCACATTCAATAAATACGAACACACAAGA AAAAATCTAGAATTATTGAACAGAGAATTAAAGCTTAACAAGATATCCTTGGGGCATCAAAAGAAT gaatatgaagaaataaaaataaaaaatgaagagATTTTAAATAAGTTTGAAAATCTTAAACATTcaaaatatacatatcaAATAATGTTACAAAGGGTTAAg AAGGAGAAGAAGCttttatacttttatttAAGCTCGTTAGAGAGAACAGTGGCCAGCttgaaaaataatgaaaaacAACTACATAACAGTATACa GAAAATAACATctgataataaaaatttaaaaaaatccattgaagaaaaaaaaatg gatattataaaggctaaaaataaaaatgaagaaatattaaaatatatgaatgtCAATAAGGAGCACAGCAACATACTCAGAATAAGAAG AGAAATGattaatgaatataaaacTAACAAATTAAACGACTCAAATATTGCTCTAATGATAGAagagaagaaaaaatataagaaacTTCTTATTTACTatctattatataataattaccTCAAATTAAGTGcttcaaatatatttgaaaatgCTAGTAGTATATATGCTACCATATCAAAATTAAGAGAAGCAACa gGTGTAACggatatatatgatattaatCAGAAATTTATGGAcattgaaaataaaaaaaatttgttGCAAAAGGAGGAGGAATTATCTCAAAAAAGGCTCGaa GACGCCATTCAAGAGTATCAAGCTTTAAATAACGAAATTATAAATACCTTCTCtgaagataaaaatattctaaagaaaaaaattcaaaat gaaaaagaaaaaatatcaGACGACATATATGAGTCATATAAACTTGTTTTTGCCAG TGAAAGAGAATTAGAAgatataaacataaaattagataagataaaaaaattcttaGAAAAGCAAAATAGTTATTTCCATTCTATAAATATGGAG GAAAAAATGGAATTTCATTCTAATGAGGATATgttacaatatataaaaaatttaaagGGGGTCGTTGAAACATTGATGAAAATAACacaaaaaaat AGGGAAAATGGAAACATCAGTAGATCTTATaag tCCTTGGAATTTCATGAAATAATGAATTTATATAGGAACGTCgattttcataaaaatatgtgCAG AGTTGATGATACTCAAGAACTTGAGAACACCATAAAAATGG AATCAAAAACAATGAATAAAGGCAAGTTGCCATAA
- a CDS encoding putative 60S ribosomal protein L1 — protein MSKLNQDLLKKAISDVFEGTKQKKRKFVETIELQIGLKDYDTQRDKRFSGTVRLSNEVRKKLKVCILGDAVHVEEAQKLELDYMDIEAMKKLNKDKTLVKKLAKKYDAFLASQVILPQIPKLLGPGLNKAGKFPSLITHNDKINDKILELKSSIKFQLKKVLCMGVPVGHANLKEEELRSNIVHAINFLVSLLKKNWQNIRTLHIKSTMGKPQRIYG, from the exons atgag CAAATTGAATCAAGATTTACTTAAAAAAGCCATTTCCGATGTATTTGAAGGAACGAAacaaaaaaagagaaaGTTTGTTGAAACAATTGAACTACAAATAGGTTTAAAGGATTATGATACTCAAAGAGATAAACGTTTCTCAGGTACTGTTAGGTTATCTAATGAAGTTCGTAAGAAATTAAAAGTATGTATATTAGGAGATGCTGTACATGTAGAAGAAGCTCAAAAATTAGAATTAGATTATATGGATATTGAAGctatgaaaaaattaaataaagataaaacTCTTGTTAAGAAACTAGCCAAAAAGTATGATGCATTTTTAGCAAGTCAGGTTATATTACCTCAAATTCCTAAATTACTTGGTCCAGGTTTAAATAAGGCAGGTAAATTTCCTTCCTTAATTACACAcaatgataaaataaatgataaaattcTTGAATTAAAATCATCTATTAAATttcaattaaaaaaagtttTATGTATGGGTGTTCCTGTTGGTCATGCAAACttaaaagaagaagagTTAAGATCTAATATTGTACATGCTATTAACTTTTTAGTATCACTCTTAAAAAAGAACTGGCAAAATATTAGAACTTTACATATTAAAAGTACCATGGGAAAACCACAACGTATATATGGTTAA
- a CDS encoding hypothetical protein (conserved Plasmodium protein, unknown function): protein MGSKKNSNTVDSSENVEDVVDNLTSDKNKESLKKDKRKKKEKKNNDVDDMNEEEDEEGNDEDTMKKFSVDTSENEDDKEDDDDDDDDDDDDEDDDDDDDDDDDDDDDDDDDDDDDDDDDDDDDDDDDDDDDDDDDDDDDDDDDDDDDDDDDDEDDDDDFDDMDEDDDDDDDDEDDDDEEDYDDDDDDDDDDDDDDDEDDDEDDDDENDQNEYAGDDKKDEDGDAKKGSDDEGFD, encoded by the coding sequence atggGTAGTAAGAAAAATAGTAACACTGTTGATTCCTCAGAAAATGTTGAGGATGTTGTCGACAATTTAACGAGTGACAAGAATAAAGAAAGTTTGAAAAAagataaaagaaaaaaaaaagaaaagaagaATAATGATGTTGATGATATGaatgaagaagaagatgaagaaggaaatgatgaagatactatgaaaaaattttctGTTGATACTAGTgaaaatgaagatgatAAGGAAGAcgatgatgatgatgacGACGATGACGATGATGACGAAGATGACGATGATGACGACGATGACGATGACGACGACGACGATGATGATGACGACGATGATGATGACGACGAcgatgatgatgatgacGATGATGACGATGATGATGACGATGACGACGATGATGACGATGACGACGATGATGATGACGACGACGATGACGATGATGATGAcgatgatgatgaagatgatgatGACGATTTTGATGATATGGATGAGGATGATGAcgatgatgatgatgatgaagatgatgaCGACGAGGAGGACTATGATGACGATGATGACGAcgatgatgatgatgatgatgacgatgatgaagatgatgatgaagatgatgatgatgaaaacGATCAAAATGAATATGCAGGCgatgataaaaaagatgaagATGGAGATGCAAAAAAGGGAAGTGACGATGAAGGTTTTGACtaa
- a CDS encoding putative allantoicase — translation MKESSSKQEGGVYNPLYNMNDKGSCRKRKLNEDDNISNDINEEDNNLKRKKQRKDIKNIRQIMNIFNGIFNWIVSKGMNRIPCREIENINDVDFFNFNNVLSKHYGSKIIFVTDDSISKSENILGDDNKVGWITRRRRDVGHEWLIIKLKHPSIIYGIELNFDNIAEDVCPHLSIEVSENNAIDDIIKEEEFILNERDKVGNFTTFTKNEIEDNVSDNTXXXXXXXXXXXNIVNYDKNSKRKSYNFLDSYKIDKSISDLLEQQNTPWVELLQADCVDFLKTVGKKKTYYFKINNEDLIKKPWTHIRVNLYPDGGINKINFFGEFISLFKKHTIISKQKIFLNKPENGCTLIYYHCDHIYKGHPKYIIDSYKTDGFCTRRLINRPPIILRTLTNNSICNSSIFKFGVRGIVENFSIDIGNYKYDHPECIQIYLLDCIDILTLNLLEQKKIFEEDEKLLKKKIQWIQLPPFKITTTNQKKTFFHFNLLEYNLTHMERTATHFKISILPDGGISQINVIGTVLSTSL, via the coding sequence atGAAAGAATCAAGTTCTAAACAAGAAGGGGGGGTATATAACCccttatataatatgaacgATAAGGGAAGTTGTAGAAAAAGGAAACTGAATGAGgatgataatataagtaatgatataaatgaagaggataataatttaaaaagaaaaaaacaaagaaaagatataaaaaatataagacaaataatgaatatatttaatggTATATTTAATTGGATAGTTAGTAAAGGGATGAATAGGATTCCATGTAGagaaatagaaaatataaatgatgtagatttctttaattttaataatgtaTTATCAAAACATTATGGTTCTAAGATTATATTTGTTACTGATGATTCTATAAGTAAATCAGAAAACATATTAGGAGATGATAATAAAGTTGGTTGGATTACTAGAAGAAGAAGAGATGTTGGACATGAATggttaataataaaattaaagCATCCATCTATTATTTATGGTATTGAATtaaattttgataatattgCTGAAGATGTATGTCCTCATTTATCTATTGAGGTATCTGAAAATAATGCAATCGATGATATAATTAAAGAAGAAgaatttattttgaatGAACGAGATAAGGTTGGTAACTTTACAACGTTCacaaaaaatgaaatagAAGATAATGTAAGTGATAATACAANNNNNNNNNNNNNNNNNNNNNNNNNNNNNNAAAATATTGtaaattatgataaaaattCTAAACGTAAAAGTTATAACTTTTTAgattcatataaaatagaTAAATCGATTTCTGATTTATTAGAACAACAAAATACACCTTGGGTTGAATTATTACAAGCAGATTGTGTagattttttaaaaacagttggaaagaaaaaaacatattattttaaaataaataatgaagatttaattaaaaaacCTTGGACACATATAAGAGTTAATTTATATCCAGACGGTggtataaataaaattaatttctttggtgaatttatttctttatttaaaaaacatACTATCATATctaaacaaaaaatatttctaaaTAAACCTGAAAATGGTTGTAcattaatttattatcattgtgatcatatatataaaggacatccaaaatatattattgatTCATATAAAACTGATGGGTTTTGTACAAGACGGTTAATAAATAGACCACCCATTATATTAAGAACTCTTACAAATAATTCTATTTGTAACAGTtcaatttttaaatttgGTGTAAGGGGTATTGTAGAGAATTTTAGTATAGATATAggaaattataaatatgatcATCCTGAATGTAtacaaatttatttattagATTGTATAGATATACTAACATTAAATTTATtagaacaaaaaaaaatttttgaagaagatgaaaaattattaaaaaaaaaaattcaatGGATACAATTACCACCATTCAAAATAACAACAAcaaatcaaaaaaaaactttttttcattttaatttgttAGAATATAATTTGACACATATGGAAAGAACAGCAACACATTTCAAAATATCTATACTTCCGGATGGGGGAATATCACAGATAAATGTAATAGGCACTGTTTTATCTACAtctttataa
- a CDS encoding adaptor complexes medium subunit family yields MVDLFCIYSSHGKLLIEQCFNKERYKRNVHNFIKRILHNKTNNNNNNNSSNHMNNNGDNNYYLILNNTSYDYRNDKLHLLNGRCLDDKKFVYIIKNDELYFVTLIEGENNPILIIEMMQEIIKIIKKYFNIDKLKENILIHNYTIINFLINEILVQNGKPALFIHTILKELIEYDNNSNNNNYYNFNYNTNNNFLNETLKIGPIPNNLYNLITQNKYININVGNSINSINSVNNMNNINNNSNGNLVMLNINNEKNINYSYSNGSYLNGKHPIYNYWRSYNQTYTSSNEIYIDVEENVNCIVNKNNKIIHYYIQGNVYINSNINGSPHIKLYFNQLDIQKCNFHYTINRNKLFYKNKDQHNDNNKNIIIHFVPLHEKYCLLHYYDKILLHPAHSSAYKMIEYHNKNNIKSKTHFNHQENINNTITNVLSLTTVEDIIKDNENKNHHDITNHNNIIQKNNSNSFESSNINVGYVEKNMNIQNNINISNNNYIEYNNNFQLNNILNIYNNENFNITQNYFHIPNDNCKNSYDNNLFSHPKYKLPILIKGNVQFVSTENMYKIKLNVLLNNINTNKNNSNILLNRYENILIKIPIHHFIKSVNFHTSLGNINYNEKKKCIYWFINYLTDMNTQIYANISLYVPTHEENHMNQINNINQLKNTYHLSPLNNFNLYPLFNFVAYASLKINGVSITDHKIEKIEIQNMKNMEIRKGCRYTTIYNNIEFRL; encoded by the coding sequence atggtggatttattttgtatttattcGTCTCATGGGAAATTATTAATAGAGCAATGTTTTAATAAAGAACGATATAAAAGGAATGtacataattttataaaaagaatactacataataaaactaacaataataataataataatagtagtaatcatatgaataacaatggtgataataattactATTTAATATTGAATAATACATCATATGATTATAGGAATGATAAGCtacatttattaaatgGAAGATGTTTGGATGACAAAaaatttgtttatataataaaaaatgatgaattatattttgtaacATTAATAGAAGGTGAAAATAATCCGATATTAATTATAGAGATGATGcaagaaataataaaaattataaaaaaatattttaatatagataagttaaaagaaaatatattaatacataactatactataataaattttttgataaatgaaatattagTACAGAATGGGAAACCTGCGTTATTTATTCATAcaattttaaaagaattaattgaatatgataataatagtaataataataattattataattttaattataatactaataataattttttgaatGAAACATTAAAAATAGGTCCTATAccaaataatttatataatttgatAACACAAAATaagtatataaatataaatgttgGAAATAGTATTAATAGTATTAATAgtgttaataatatgaataatattaataataatagtaatgGCAATCTTGTTATGcttaatattaataatgagaagaatataaattatagTTATAGTAATGGTTCATATCTTAATGGGAAACAtcctatatataattattgGAGATCATATAATCAGACATATACATCATcaaatgaaatatatatagatgttgaagaaaatgtaaattgtattgttaataaaaataataaaataatacattattatatacaaggtaatgtatatattaattctAATATTAATGGTTCACCacatattaaattatattttaatcAATTAGATATTCAAAAATGTAATTTCCATTATACAATAAATCgtaataaattattttataaaaataaagatcaacataatgataataataaaaatataataattcacTTTGTGCCTTTACATGAAAAATATTGTCTTCTAcattattatgataaaattttattacatCCTGCACATTCGTCTGCATATAAAATGATTGaatatcataataaaaataacataaaaagTAAAACACATTTTAATCAtcaagaaaatattaacaaCACAATAACAAACGTATTAAGTTTAACTACTGTTgaagatattataaaagataatgaaaataaaaatcaCCATGATATAACAAATCATAACaatattatacaaaaaaataatagtaaCTCCTTTGAAAGttcaaatataaatgtaggctatgtagaaaaaaatatgaatatacaaaataatataaatatatcaaataataattatattgaATATAACAACAATTTtcaattaaataatattttaaatatatataataatgaaaacTTTAATATAAcacaaaattattttcatatacCAAATGATAATTGTAAAAACAgttatgataataatttattctCACATCCGAAATATAAACTACCCATACTTATTAAAGGTAATGTACAATTTGTTAGTACAgaaaatatgtataaaataaaattaaatgtccttttaaataatattaatacaaataaaaataatagtaatatattattaaacaGATATGAAAATATCTTAATTAAAATACCTATACATCATTTTATCAAGTCAGTTAATTTTCATACATCCTTAggaaatattaattataatgaaaaaaagaaatgtATTTATTGGTTTATAAATTATCTTACAGATATGAATACACAAATATATGctaatatatctttatatgTTCCTACACATGAAGAAAATCATATgaatcaaataaataatataaatcaattaaaaaatacatatcATTTATCCccattaaataattttaacCTATATCCTCTCTTTAATTTTGTAGCATATGCTAGCCTAAAAATTAATGGAGTATCCATAACTGATcataaaatagaaaaaattgaaatacaaaatatgaaaaatatggaaataCGTAAGGGTTGTAGATATACTACCATATACAATAACATCGAATTTAGgctataa